One window of Thalassovita mediterranea genomic DNA carries:
- a CDS encoding cytochrome c maturation protein CcmE yields the protein MAIAGLLLVSAVTLSAVALKQHADLFYTPQLLAEQGQPDVGKRVRIGGWVQIDSIEYGDGADMTFLIEDGSGETLAVSYTGVVPDLFREGEGVVATGRFDESGAFTAENILAKHDENYQPRELKNARQATS from the coding sequence GTGGCCATTGCTGGCCTGCTCTTGGTGAGCGCGGTGACACTGTCAGCCGTCGCGCTGAAACAGCACGCCGACCTGTTCTATACGCCGCAATTGCTGGCCGAGCAGGGGCAGCCCGATGTTGGCAAGCGTGTGCGCATTGGCGGCTGGGTCCAGATCGATTCGATCGAATATGGCGACGGCGCTGATATGACCTTCCTCATTGAAGATGGGTCGGGCGAGACGCTTGCCGTCAGCTATACTGGCGTCGTGCCGGACCTCTTCCGCGAAGGTGAGGGCGTCGTCGCCACCGGACGCTTCGACGAGAGCGGTGCGTTCACGGCTGAAAACATTCTCGCCAAGCATGATGAGAACTATCAGCCGCGCGAACTGAAGAATGCGCGCCAGGCCACTTCATGA
- a CDS encoding histidine kinase, translating to MSDTAQQAKPSLSLSRRLFLGAIVWSLIVVVGGVIAMTAAYRTQTVRILQQELDSTLVTLPRALEILPDGRVIDIPERLPSDSRFQLPLSGRYWAMIAVQSDGSFGNDIRSQSVWDGPLPLPRGLADAALIAPGETQYGTTSGPNDERLRVAVRSITVPNRDNPILLMAAADRAVTDEGANQLRLILLVAMATLAGGTLLALWIGLRVALRPFDRVQSHIAEISEGQRARLDGDYPIEVIPLTDELNKLLDSNRKIVERSQTHVGNLAHALKTPLAVLRNEATGDTGLDDVVRRQTESMRANVEHYLKRAQAAARSEALGVRTEIAPVAAGLARLLNRLFEARNITVTTEIGADRVARIEQQDLEEMLGNLMENACKWANSRVEVSCSRSQNGFMHIHVDDDGKGLAPEAREAALQRGVRLDETAPGTGLGLSIVADISEMNGGRLDLSESPLGGLRATITLRGQ from the coding sequence ATGAGCGACACGGCACAGCAGGCGAAGCCGAGCCTGTCGCTCTCTCGCCGCCTGTTTCTTGGTGCCATTGTCTGGAGCCTGATCGTCGTTGTCGGCGGCGTCATCGCCATGACCGCGGCCTATCGCACCCAGACCGTGCGTATCCTGCAGCAGGAACTCGATTCCACGCTGGTCACGCTGCCGCGGGCCCTGGAGATTCTGCCAGATGGCCGCGTCATCGATATTCCAGAACGGCTTCCAAGCGATTCACGTTTTCAGCTGCCACTTTCCGGACGGTATTGGGCGATGATCGCCGTTCAGTCGGACGGCAGCTTCGGCAATGATATCCGCTCCCAGAGTGTGTGGGACGGCCCGCTTCCCCTGCCGCGGGGCCTTGCTGACGCCGCACTCATCGCGCCGGGCGAGACGCAATACGGAACGACGAGCGGGCCGAATGATGAGCGCCTGCGCGTCGCGGTGCGATCCATCACGGTCCCCAACCGCGACAACCCCATCCTTCTGATGGCCGCCGCAGACCGCGCCGTGACGGACGAAGGCGCGAACCAGCTGCGCCTTATCCTCCTCGTCGCTATGGCAACGCTGGCAGGCGGGACGCTCCTCGCGCTCTGGATCGGCTTGCGCGTGGCACTTCGCCCATTCGACCGGGTCCAGTCCCACATCGCCGAAATCAGCGAGGGGCAGCGAGCCCGTCTCGATGGTGATTACCCGATCGAGGTCATCCCGCTGACCGATGAACTCAACAAGCTGCTCGATAGCAATCGCAAGATCGTCGAACGCTCGCAGACCCATGTCGGCAATCTTGCCCATGCGCTGAAAACGCCGCTCGCCGTGCTGCGCAATGAAGCCACGGGTGACACAGGACTTGATGATGTCGTGCGGCGCCAGACTGAATCCATGCGCGCCAATGTCGAGCACTATCTGAAGCGTGCCCAGGCGGCAGCGCGGTCTGAGGCGCTGGGCGTGCGCACTGAAATCGCCCCCGTCGCAGCTGGGCTGGCGCGCCTTCTCAATCGTCTATTCGAGGCGAGAAACATCACCGTCACGACTGAAATTGGCGCTGACAGGGTGGCCCGGATCGAGCAGCAGGATCTGGAAGAGATGCTGGGGAACCTCATGGAGAACGCCTGCAAGTGGGCCAATTCGCGCGTTGAAGTTTCCTGCAGCCGCAGTCAGAACGGCTTCATGCACATTCATGTTGATGATGACGGCAAGGGGCTTGCCCCGGAAGCCAGGGAAGCAGCACTCCAGCGCGGTGTCCGGCTGGACGAGACGGCGCCGGGGACAGGGCTTGGCCTGTCCATCGTGGCCGACATCTCTGAAATGAATGGGGGGCGGCTAGACCTTTCCGAAAGCCCCTTAGGCGGCCTTCGCGCCACGATCACGTTGCGCGGCCAATGA
- a CDS encoding J domain-containing protein, translating into MTRDPYQTLGVTKSASTEEIRKAYRKKAKELHPDLHPNDEKKANAFKEASAAFEILSDESKRAQFDRGEIDADGNPTGFAGAGGGYGGGFGGGFRQHGSSFQGDPFEDILSGMFGGQRRRAGPRKGADIRYRVDISFEDSVLGAKRQMTMADNKSLNVSIPPGVATGQVLRLKSQGEPSQTGGPPGDALLELHVRPSKTWTREGSDLRMSVPLPLKTAVLGGNIEVPTPAGTVTLKVPEGANTGMVLRLRNKGVQFKDTPGHLYARLEVTLEDPKDEGLREWARQR; encoded by the coding sequence TTGACCCGCGATCCCTATCAGACACTCGGTGTGACCAAATCTGCCTCGACCGAGGAGATCCGGAAGGCCTATCGCAAGAAGGCCAAGGAACTTCACCCCGACCTTCACCCGAATGACGAGAAGAAAGCGAACGCCTTCAAGGAAGCGTCAGCGGCCTTCGAAATCCTGAGCGACGAATCCAAACGCGCCCAGTTCGACCGGGGCGAAATCGATGCCGATGGTAACCCGACTGGCTTTGCGGGTGCAGGCGGTGGTTATGGCGGCGGCTTCGGCGGCGGTTTCCGCCAGCACGGCAGCTCGTTCCAGGGCGATCCGTTTGAGGACATCCTGTCCGGCATGTTCGGTGGCCAGAGACGCCGGGCAGGGCCGCGCAAGGGCGCCGATATCCGTTACCGCGTCGATATCTCGTTCGAGGACTCGGTCCTCGGCGCGAAGCGTCAGATGACGATGGCCGACAATAAGAGCCTGAATGTCTCCATCCCGCCGGGCGTTGCCACGGGACAGGTGCTGCGCCTGAAAAGCCAGGGTGAGCCATCGCAGACAGGCGGCCCGCCGGGCGATGCGCTGCTGGAGCTTCACGTGCGCCCAAGCAAGACCTGGACGCGTGAAGGGTCAGACCTGCGAATGTCAGTGCCGCTGCCGCTCAAGACGGCAGTACTTGGCGGCAATATCGAGGTCCCCACGCCCGCTGGTACGGTGACCCTCAAAGTCCCCGAGGGCGCCAATACGGGGATGGTGCTTCGCCTTCGCAATAAAGGCGTTCAGTTCAAGGATACGCCGGGGCATCTTTATGCCCGGCTGGAGGTCACGCTTGAAGATCCGAAGGATGAAGGCCTTCGCGAATGGGCCCGCCAGCGTTGA
- a CDS encoding nuclear transport factor 2 family protein encodes MPQFPHLWEIEKQLWTGPADDYDKLMAENCVMVFPLPAGILSREAIIETVKMAPRWDDVELDSVSEIQSSESTVTLAYVGRGLKGSDTYEAYCSSTYVCTDGDWRIVQHQQTPA; translated from the coding sequence ATGCCGCAATTCCCTCATCTCTGGGAAATCGAGAAGCAGCTATGGACCGGTCCTGCCGACGACTATGACAAGCTGATGGCGGAAAATTGCGTCATGGTTTTCCCCCTGCCTGCTGGCATTCTTTCACGCGAAGCCATCATCGAAACAGTGAAGATGGCGCCGCGATGGGATGATGTTGAGCTCGACAGCGTCAGCGAAATCCAGTCCAGCGAATCGACCGTGACGCTTGCCTATGTCGGACGTGGTCTCAAAGGTAGCGACACGTACGAAGCCTATTGCAGCTCGACCTATGTCTGCACCGATGGCGACTGGCGCATCGTACAGCACCAGCAGACGCCGGCCTGA
- a CDS encoding response regulator transcription factor produces the protein MRILVVEDDADLRRQLADALTQSGYAVDLAADGEDGHFLGDTEPYDAVILDLGLPKMDGVTILERWRDDGKDFPVMILTARDRWSEKVAGFDAGADDYLTKPFYTEELLARLRALLRRATGHSAAALEAGSLRVDTRAARATVNGRPVKLTAHEYRVLSYLMHHQGRVVPRTELVEHIYDQDFDRDSNTIEVFIGRLRKKIGTDRIQTERGLGYRLVVPEGETAGLA, from the coding sequence ATGCGAATTCTTGTTGTTGAAGACGATGCTGATCTTCGCCGGCAGCTTGCCGATGCCCTGACCCAGTCAGGCTATGCCGTTGATCTTGCCGCCGATGGCGAAGACGGACACTTCCTCGGCGATACAGAGCCGTATGACGCCGTCATTCTCGATCTTGGCCTGCCCAAGATGGACGGTGTGACGATCCTTGAGCGCTGGCGCGATGACGGCAAGGACTTCCCCGTGATGATCCTGACCGCGCGCGACCGCTGGAGCGAAAAGGTGGCCGGTTTCGATGCGGGCGCTGACGACTATCTGACCAAGCCCTTCTACACTGAAGAGCTTCTGGCACGCCTTCGGGCGCTGTTGCGCCGGGCAACCGGTCACTCAGCTGCCGCGCTGGAAGCAGGTAGCCTCCGCGTCGACACCCGCGCCGCCCGGGCAACGGTCAATGGCCGTCCTGTGAAGCTGACCGCGCATGAATACCGCGTCCTGTCTTACCTGATGCACCATCAGGGCCGGGTCGTGCCTCGTACCGAACTGGTTGAGCACATCTACGACCAGGACTTTGATCGCGACTCAAACACGATCGAGGTCTTCATCGGTCGGCTCCGTAAGAAGATAGGCACCGACCGGATCCAGACGGAGCGTGGCCTCGGCTACCGCCTCGTCGTGCCGGAAGGTGAGACAGCAGGCCTTGCCTGA
- a CDS encoding heme lyase CcmF/NrfE family subunit produces MIEAGHFAAFLALILSFFQAGQGLMGQRRAAGLSAIVAFGAMTFSFATLVVAFATSDFSVQLVAANSHTLKPFVYKIAGTWGNHEGSMALWCLVGIGFGAAAAKLLSTGRPTFEARALGVQGLLNGGSLLYLLLASSPFTRLDPAPLQGAGLNPLLQDPALAAHPPMLYLGYVGYSFVFALAAAGLIEGRIDRVWARTARLWALAAFAPLTVGIALGSYWAYYELGWGGWWFWDPVENASLMPWLIGAALLHSVIVTEKRGSFGVWTALLAVLAFCFSMLGAFLVRSGVLTSVHAFAVDPLRGSLLLAGLLFFGGAALILFALRAGKLEAGPNWTTGSREGALMGNNLVLIVATATVLLGTLFPLIAEAAGETMSVGEPYFNLTFTPIMSLALIALPIVQAWSWGKADLSSLWQWAAAFAGIVAVFWLAGIGPFDIPLLAGIGLAIAVWLIAGAAMEIWRRAKTVQRLGKMPARVWGMTLAHAGLGFFVMGAVLETSGREHTTIALQEGQATNVAGWQLTLDDVESIEGPNWYAERATLTARRGGTVTELQPHKRFYPAAQMPTTETAIHKTGLADLYVALGDGRRNTQGETRWTFEVFLNPFIDLIYLGTILIGLGALLSMFGRKARAKEAEE; encoded by the coding sequence ATGATTGAGGCCGGCCACTTTGCGGCGTTCCTTGCGCTGATCCTGAGCTTCTTTCAGGCTGGTCAAGGGCTGATGGGGCAACGCCGCGCGGCGGGTCTCTCTGCCATCGTCGCATTTGGGGCGATGACGTTTTCGTTCGCCACGCTGGTCGTCGCCTTTGCGACTTCGGATTTCTCGGTCCAGCTGGTTGCGGCCAACTCCCACACGCTCAAACCCTTCGTCTACAAGATTGCGGGCACGTGGGGGAATCATGAAGGCTCCATGGCGCTCTGGTGCCTGGTGGGGATCGGTTTCGGCGCGGCCGCCGCGAAGCTGCTGTCCACCGGCAGGCCGACTTTCGAGGCACGCGCGCTCGGCGTGCAGGGCCTGCTCAATGGCGGCTCTCTTCTCTATCTCCTGCTGGCGTCCTCGCCATTCACACGTCTCGACCCGGCGCCGCTTCAGGGGGCAGGTCTCAATCCGCTTTTGCAGGACCCTGCGCTCGCAGCCCACCCGCCCATGCTTTACCTCGGCTATGTTGGCTATTCCTTCGTGTTCGCGCTGGCGGCGGCCGGCCTCATTGAAGGGCGTATCGACAGGGTCTGGGCGCGCACCGCGCGGCTCTGGGCGCTCGCGGCCTTTGCACCTCTGACTGTCGGAATCGCGCTTGGCAGCTACTGGGCCTATTATGAGCTTGGCTGGGGCGGCTGGTGGTTCTGGGACCCAGTCGAAAATGCGAGCCTCATGCCTTGGCTGATTGGCGCGGCCTTGCTCCATTCAGTGATCGTCACCGAGAAGCGCGGCAGCTTCGGCGTCTGGACGGCGCTCCTCGCGGTTCTGGCTTTCTGCTTCTCCATGCTCGGCGCCTTCCTTGTGCGCTCCGGCGTGCTGACTTCCGTTCACGCCTTCGCCGTTGACCCGCTCCGTGGCTCTCTCCTGCTCGCAGGACTCCTCTTCTTCGGCGGCGCCGCGCTCATTCTCTTCGCGCTTCGTGCGGGCAAGCTGGAGGCGGGCCCGAACTGGACGACCGGCAGCCGCGAAGGCGCGCTCATGGGCAATAATCTTGTCCTGATCGTTGCGACAGCGACGGTCCTGCTCGGCACGCTCTTTCCGCTTATCGCCGAAGCGGCAGGTGAGACAATGTCCGTCGGTGAGCCTTACTTCAATCTAACCTTCACCCCCATCATGTCGCTTGCGCTGATTGCGCTGCCGATCGTGCAGGCCTGGAGCTGGGGCAAGGCGGACCTCTCCTCGCTCTGGCAATGGGCGGCCGCCTTTGCCGGGATCGTCGCTGTCTTCTGGCTCGCAGGGATCGGCCCGTTCGACATTCCACTTCTCGCAGGCATCGGTCTTGCCATCGCAGTCTGGCTGATCGCGGGCGCTGCGATGGAGATCTGGCGCCGCGCCAAGACAGTGCAGCGCCTTGGCAAGATGCCGGCTCGCGTCTGGGGTATGACGCTTGCGCATGCGGGCCTTGGTTTCTTCGTCATGGGCGCCGTGCTGGAAACATCGGGCCGCGAGCACACGACGATTGCGCTACAGGAAGGCCAGGCGACCAATGTGGCTGGCTGGCAGCTCACGCTAGACGATGTGGAAAGTATCGAAGGGCCAAACTGGTACGCCGAACGCGCCACCCTCACGGCCCGGCGCGGCGGCACAGTCACAGAGCTGCAACCGCACAAGCGCTTCTATCCGGCCGCCCAGATGCCGACGACCGAAACCGCGATCCATAAGACAGGTCTTGCTGACCTCTATGTCGCGCTCGGCGATGGTCGCAGGAATACGCAAGGCGAGACGCGCTGGACGTTCGAAGTCTTCCTCAACCCGTTCATCGACCTCATCTATCTCGGGACGATCCTGATTGGCC
- a CDS encoding tetratricopeptide repeat protein encodes MKHATLIWMGAAVLLAGGAYLLKGQPLLPDQPYADREAEIASRPAEDLSPGEMLARLQRTARERPDEAEPQYYIGVLLRAQGRTDDALRAFQSALRRDPDHVPALLGLADAVVTRDGGMITEPAARLYDRAWRLDNSQTRAGILAAMPAYQAGDLDAAQAHWERVFADLPEDDPRRAMLNAMRAEADAAREARETED; translated from the coding sequence ATGAAGCACGCAACACTCATATGGATGGGCGCAGCGGTGCTGCTCGCTGGCGGCGCCTACTTACTGAAGGGCCAGCCGCTGCTGCCTGACCAGCCCTATGCAGACCGCGAGGCCGAGATTGCTTCACGCCCGGCCGAAGACCTCTCTCCTGGTGAGATGCTTGCGCGTCTGCAGCGCACGGCGCGCGAACGCCCCGACGAGGCCGAGCCGCAATACTATATCGGCGTGCTGCTTCGCGCGCAGGGCCGGACGGATGATGCCTTGCGCGCCTTCCAGTCAGCGCTCCGGCGTGATCCGGACCATGTCCCCGCGCTACTCGGTCTAGCTGACGCCGTTGTGACCCGCGATGGCGGAATGATCACAGAGCCTGCCGCGCGCCTTTATGATCGCGCCTGGCGGCTCGATAATTCGCAGACGCGCGCCGGCATTCTTGCCGCCATGCCAGCCTATCAGGCAGGTGACCTCGACGCGGCACAGGCGCATTGGGAGCGTGTCTTCGCAGACCTGCCCGAGGACGACCCCCGCCGCGCCATGCTGAACGCCATGCGCGCTGAAGCCGACGCTGCCCGCGAAGCGCGCGAGACAGAAGACTGA